Genomic window (Methanomassiliicoccales archaeon):
AAGGCGTGCTCCTCGGACACAAGTCCATGATCCAGCAATTTTTCACAAGCAGGATCGTCCTCGACCTCCAAGAGGAAGACACATATTGGTGCACGGCCGACCCAGGATGGGTCACTGGGACATCATATGGAATCATTGGTCCCTGGCTACTAGGCGCTTCGATCGTGTCATATGAGGGGCGGTTCGACGCGCGCGTCTGGTATCGCATTCTGGAAAAATATGGTATCACGGTCTGGTACACAGCTCCAACAGCACTAAGAATGCTGATGAAAGCGGGGGATGACATCGTCAAAGAATTCGATCTCTCCAAACTGAGGCATATATGTAGTGTCGGGGAACCACTCAATCCAGAGGTTGTGCGGTGGGGCGTGCGGGTTCTCAAAAAGAGAATACACGATACCTGGTGGCAAACAGAGACAGGCGCGATGCTCATTTGTAACTATCCATGCCAAAACATCAAACCTGGTTCGATGGGTAGACCCATACCTGGTGTCCAAGCAGCGGTAGTCGATGATGACGGGCAGGAGTTGCCGCCAGGACGCGAGGGATACCTCGCAATCAGACCTGGCTGGCCATCGATGATGGTCGGGATCTGGCGCAATGCTCCGAAATACCGCGAGTATTTCAGAATACCCGGCTGGTACGTCGCTGGTGATATGGCCTACAGGGATGAGGAGGGGTACTTTTGGTTCCTTGGAAGAGCGGACGACGTAATCAAGAGCTCAGGTGAGAGAATTGGGCCATTTGAGGTCGAAAGTGTATTATTGGAACATCCAGCCGTTGCGGAAGCTGGTGTCATTGGAAAGCCCGATGAGATTAGAGGAGAGATCGTCAAAGCATTCATTTCGCTCAGACCAGGTTTCACACCATCTGAGGAATTAAAAGAAGACATAGCTCATTTCGTCAAACAAAAGCTCGCCGCTTATGCCTATCCACGCGAGATTGAGTTTGTTGACAGACTGCCAAAGACGCGCAGCGGCAAGATACTGAGACGCGTTCTCAGAGCACGTGAGCTCGGGCTTGATGTTGGTGATCTTTCAACGCTTGAAGAATGAGTTTACTCGAGTTCATCAGATCCCAATCGCTGCGATACGAACTTGAACATGTCCTTCCACGTTAAATAACCAACGAGCCCTCCATCATCATCGACTACTGGCAAATGTCTAATATTCCTTTCACCCATAATTTTGAAAGCATCGGAAAGTTTGTCATCTGGTTTGATAGTGATTACAGGAGTGCTCATCACCTCTGCCACAGTCATGTAGAGAAGCTTTGACTGGCCCTGAAGGTACCTACGCAGAAGGTCTCTTTCAGTGAAGATACCGACGACTCTATCATCATCGACAACGACCACGCTTCCTACATCATTCTCAACCATCAGCTCGATCGCGCTGATAACTGAATCGTTACTTGAGACGACTTCCTTTTTGCGCGTCATGAAATCTCTGACGAGGAGTACCATATGACCTTACTCCCAATCTTCATACGATATATAAAATCATCACGCGCAGAAGACAAGAGGGACTCAATAGTGCGCACTATTGCAATTCTCTTGATTGCCCACACGGTTTTTCGATAATATCCCCCGCAATTCCCCCTTTCGTCAGGAGATCGATGAGGAAACGTTTTTCTTCCTCACTAGCGAAAGAAATAACACCGATTTTTTCTGTGCATGTAATCGTCTTTCTCTTATGGATTTCAATAATTCCACACGTCTGATCCTTTTGTTGCATGATCTTTAATGAGAGGTACATCATATTTTCATCCACGCGAGGGAAATTACGAGTAGTATAAGTATACCTCTTAATATAATTCGACTCTCCGGTCATTTCCGATCTTTGCCGAGACTGTTATCGACATCGAGATACTATTGCGCCGTTGCGGATGGAGAGATCCAATTACGATTGCGCAACCCAAATTTCTCAATCAATCACCGGTTGCAATCAAGCTGAGATCGGCTATTATTTCTTATGAAAATTCATTTTAACATTGAATGAGAGGGATACCATAATGATCTAGTTCGAGAACAGTTTATTTGAAATTCTTTCTATGGGTAAAATGAGAACCACTAACAACTAATTCAACGAGAGAAAATTCGGAACCTGTTTTATCACCCTTCCCTTTCATCGTCTGCTAGATGATTTTTTATTCTTTCAATTAAATATTTTGAGGAAAACGGTTTAGTTATGACTTCGAGAGCGCCAGCTTCAAGCATCTCCTTCCCTCTTTGTGTTGCATATGCGGTAACTCCTATTATTTTTGCTTTGGGGTCCATTTTCAAGATCGTCCGTGTTGCTGAGATGCCATCGAGGATCGGCATGAGAATGTCCATGAGAACAACATCAGGTTTCCAATCAATGTAGACATCAATTGCGATTTTGCCATTGGGTGCAGTTTTAACTTCATAATGGGATGAGAGCATCAATTTCATGATCTCAAGAACTGCTTCATCATCTTCTGCAACGAGGACTCTATGGATCCCACCCATATCAACCGATACTCCTCTTCATTCCTTTCATCAACTCTTCTGAAGATCGCCAAACATTTTCCAACTTTCTAACGAGCTCAACAATTCGTTCATGTTGTATCCATATCTTCTCTTTCACATATTCATCACTAACATAGAATTCAAGATAACCTTGTGCGGCTGCCAGCGGATTGCGGATATTGTCCACAAGAAGTGCGAAATGATCCATATTTTCCCTTATCTGTGCCAGCGCGTCGTCTTTTAGTACCTCGTTTTCTCGAGCACTGATCCCAAAAGCCAAATCGTTAGCAAGAGTGGCGAGCATTCCCCTTTCTTCAATAGAAAATGGCCTTTCAGATTGAATAAGGATTCCTCCTTTCACGATACTATCGGTACACATGGGAATTGCCATTGAATAATAGCAACTATGGGATCCAGCATACCTGCAACTATCGATGTGCAATCGGGATTCAAGGTACACGACTATTTTCTCCGCCATTGCCTTTTTCAAACATTCTGCGTCATCAAGCGAGGCAGGATAGAATTTGAGTGCACCTCCAGTTGTTATAGCAATATAAACCGATTTGTAAAACTCTGATAGCTTTGAAGCCACCTTGTTGATGAGAATGTCAATATTCTTTTCAGAGATGATGAGAGAATTAATTTGATTAATGATATTTAAGAACTTGTTCAATTCTTCGATCTTTCTGCGATAGGTATTTACCTCGGTCATATCTACCGC
Coding sequences:
- the acsA gene encoding acetate--CoA ligase encodes the protein MQSELIPPFEGANLTNYEDMCKEFTWASLEKEFEWSNGAPYNIAYEAIDRHAKGWRKNKIAIYWEGADGSTKKYTFREMQMETNRFANALLKLGTKKGDRVFVYLDRIPELYIAAIGTIKMGAIVGPLFSALGPDGVKDRLLDAGARTLVTTPELYRRIQPTLDELTELSNIIVVTDDEKLVPTGCISFNEFISSCSPDFRPVSMDPNDPYVVHYTSGTTGKPKGVLLGHKSMIQQFFTSRIVLDLQEEDTYWCTADPGWVTGTSYGIIGPWLLGASIVSYEGRFDARVWYRILEKYGITVWYTAPTALRMLMKAGDDIVKEFDLSKLRHICSVGEPLNPEVVRWGVRVLKKRIHDTWWQTETGAMLICNYPCQNIKPGSMGRPIPGVQAAVVDDDGQELPPGREGYLAIRPGWPSMMVGIWRNAPKYREYFRIPGWYVAGDMAYRDEEGYFWFLGRADDVIKSSGERIGPFEVESVLLEHPAVAEAGVIGKPDEIRGEIVKAFISLRPGFTPSEELKEDIAHFVKQKLAAYAYPREIEFVDRLPKTRSGKILRRVLRARELGLDVGDLSTLEE
- a CDS encoding CBS domain-containing protein — protein: MVLLVRDFMTRKKEVVSSNDSVISAIELMVENDVGSVVVVDDDRVVGIFTERDLLRRYLQGQSKLLYMTVAEVMSTPVITIKPDDKLSDAFKIMGERNIRHLPVVDDDGGLVGYLTWKDMFKFVSQRLGSDELE
- a CDS encoding PAS domain-containing protein, coding for MLDNMLAEKYEISNEDFDLLIIDGVSLKMKWEEIRRMRKENILLPVLLVTRKQDLSLAEKHLWKDVDELIIEPIERVELIARIEVLLRLRRQALELKEHAEMLEIELGTLLTSMGESVIVINPSFEIKYVNRKTATILESKGIENVVGAKCFNVFHNRNEPIDGCPCVRAMKTKQVERAEVQMDLTGGEYAIIATPVFRRGIIEKVIHLAVDMTEVNTYRRKIEELNKFLNIINQINSLIISEKNIDILINKVASKLSEFYKSVYIAITTGGALKFYPASLDDAECLKKAMAEKIVVYLESRLHIDSCRYAGSHSCYYSMAIPMCTDSIVKGGILIQSERPFSIEERGMLATLANDLAFGISARENEVLKDDALAQIRENMDHFALLVDNIRNPLAAAQGYLEFYVSDEYVKEKIWIQHERIVELVRKLENVWRSSEELMKGMKRSIG
- a CDS encoding response regulator is translated as MGGIHRVLVAEDDEAVLEIMKLMLSSHYEVKTAPNGKIAIDVYIDWKPDVVLMDILMPILDGISATRTILKMDPKAKIIGVTAYATQRGKEMLEAGALEVITKPFSSKYLIERIKNHLADDEREG